In the Corynebacterium gerontici genome, one interval contains:
- a CDS encoding MFS transporter, protein MSEAPALASTHSPARPRIFAATFVSEIAVGAHVGGVGALIALLAQDFQLPISHFAILGSFLGVGMVLFSLLSKWLMEATAGMVLKASSTMVILGALGLAFAPQANLAIISGLSVALGTSLVILIVPSVLAGPNRARDIALANGASSAASILSPLMYGLFASVPFLHGRWAALMLAIPAIYVMVTIRNVDFVHTPSAFAERRAGRKGKRRRDLADAFGKVRSVKAFGGPKNVADDELARAAVASSANSVHVSSFKDDHRLPKPNKQERRQVKIGLLRVALSLVAEFALYTWGVARLIDIGVPNATAATLGAVFPLGMAAGRLSAGVLIRWRFIFHASILGAMLGTIIIGTGQTLPVLVAGLLIAGAGNALLYPITVDDLVALPSLSPNRAAALSALAGGVVVFAMPLILAWLQHYLSLGQSLLLLFPVTLVLFLLPNGRRL, encoded by the coding sequence ATGTCTGAAGCGCCTGCGTTGGCAAGCACACATTCGCCTGCCCGTCCAAGAATTTTTGCTGCCACCTTTGTTTCTGAAATCGCCGTCGGCGCACACGTCGGCGGAGTCGGCGCACTGATCGCGCTGCTTGCCCAAGATTTCCAGTTGCCCATCAGCCACTTCGCCATCCTGGGGTCGTTCCTGGGCGTTGGCATGGTGCTGTTCAGTTTGTTGTCAAAGTGGCTTATGGAGGCCACCGCTGGCATGGTACTGAAGGCATCATCGACCATGGTGATCCTCGGCGCCCTCGGATTGGCCTTCGCGCCACAGGCGAACCTCGCTATTATTTCTGGGCTCAGTGTTGCGTTGGGCACCTCGCTGGTGATTTTGATTGTCCCCTCGGTGCTCGCCGGCCCGAATCGCGCCCGCGACATTGCGCTTGCCAATGGCGCATCTTCGGCGGCTTCCATTCTTTCGCCCCTGATGTACGGCCTGTTCGCCTCGGTGCCGTTTCTGCACGGCCGCTGGGCAGCGCTCATGCTCGCCATCCCGGCGATCTACGTTATGGTGACCATCCGCAACGTGGACTTCGTACACACACCATCCGCCTTCGCGGAGCGTCGCGCGGGGAGGAAGGGGAAGCGCCGCCGCGACCTCGCCGACGCCTTTGGCAAGGTTCGTTCCGTGAAGGCTTTTGGTGGCCCAAAGAACGTCGCTGATGACGAGCTCGCCCGCGCCGCCGTCGCGTCCAGCGCCAATAGTGTGCACGTTTCTTCCTTCAAGGACGATCACCGCCTGCCAAAGCCGAACAAGCAGGAGCGTCGGCAGGTCAAAATTGGCCTGCTTCGCGTGGCGCTGAGCCTGGTCGCGGAGTTCGCCCTCTACACCTGGGGCGTTGCGCGGCTTATCGACATTGGAGTGCCCAACGCCACCGCCGCCACCCTGGGCGCAGTGTTCCCCCTGGGCATGGCAGCGGGGCGCCTTTCCGCTGGTGTGCTGATCCGCTGGCGATTCATTTTCCACGCCAGCATCCTGGGCGCGATGCTCGGAACCATCATCATCGGCACGGGGCAAACACTGCCGGTGCTGGTGGCGGGTCTGCTGATCGCAGGCGCCGGCAACGCGCTGCTGTACCCAATCACGGTGGATGATCTGGTTGCGCTGCCTTCACTTTCCCCGAACCGCGCCGCCGCTTTGTCCGCGTTGGCCGGGGGTGTGGTGGTCTTTGCCATGCCCCTGATTTTGGCCTGGCTGCAGCATTACTTGAGCCTCGGGCAGTCGCTCCTGCTGCTCTTCCCGGTGACGCTGGTGCTGTTCCTGCTGCCGAATGGGCGCCGGCTTTAA
- the leuS gene encoding leucine--tRNA ligase translates to MTTPSENSQGPAYRYNAELANSLERTWQQRWVAEGTFNAPNPVGDLAPADPAELEKEKLFVQDMFPYPSGAGLHVGHPLGYIATDVFARFNRQLGKNVLHTLGYDAFGLPAEQYAIQTGTHPRATTMANIENMRRQLDALGLGHDRRRSVATTDPEFYKWTQWIFLQIFNSWFDTKQQKARPIDELFPLLESGEVETPGEVPFAQLDEVARRDVIDSFRLVYRSESMVNWCPGLGTVLANEEVTADGRSERGNFPVFRKKLSQWMMRITAYSDRLIDDLDTLDWPEKVKSMQRNWIGRSRGAEVHFDAAGHRITVFTTRPDTLFGASYLVLAPEHELVDALLAQAPDAYQEAPAKWTYGEDSPAAAVAAYRKAIAAKSDVERQENKKKTGVFLGVYATNPVNGEQLPVFIGDYVLAGYGTGAVMAVPAHDERDHEFALEFDLPLLEVVAGGEVAKEAFTGEGEMINSANDEGLDINGLNKAEAKKAVNQWLEQRGAGEEKIQYKLRDWLFARQRYWGEPFPVVYDEHGHAHALPESMLPVELPEVEDYKPVSFEPDDADSEPQPPLAKASDWVTVELDLGDGLKTYTRDTNVMPQWAGSSWYQLRYIDPNNTQAFCDIENERYWTGPRGENDPGGVDLYVGGVEHAVLHLLYSRFWHKVLFDLGFVSSSEPYRKLFNQGYIQAYAYTDARGVYVPAAEVEQREGKFFYQGEEVFQEYGKMGKSLKNSVSPDEICRDYGADTLRVYEMAMGPLDTSRPWATKDVIGAHRFLQRLWRLVVSENSGELVLSDSELTQEDLKQLHRTIAGVREDYTELRINTVVAKCIEYVNYLTKTYPNGAPREAVEPLVIMIAAVAPHIAEELWHRLGNSGSVAFAPFPDFDEQWLKDDEVEMPVQINGKVRSRIMVPADASQEQIIEIALANEAVAAHTEGKEVFKTIVVPGRMVNLVVK, encoded by the coding sequence ATGACTACACCTTCTGAGAACTCCCAAGGACCCGCCTACCGCTACAATGCCGAGCTCGCGAATTCGCTGGAGCGCACCTGGCAGCAGCGTTGGGTGGCCGAAGGTACCTTCAACGCGCCGAATCCGGTGGGCGATCTGGCCCCGGCAGACCCTGCGGAGTTGGAGAAGGAAAAGCTCTTCGTCCAGGACATGTTCCCCTACCCTTCCGGCGCGGGCCTGCACGTGGGGCACCCGCTGGGCTACATTGCCACGGACGTCTTTGCGCGTTTTAACCGCCAACTGGGCAAGAATGTGCTGCACACGCTGGGCTATGATGCCTTCGGCCTGCCCGCCGAGCAGTACGCGATTCAAACGGGCACCCACCCGCGTGCCACCACGATGGCAAATATTGAGAACATGCGCCGTCAGCTCGATGCGCTGGGTCTGGGGCATGATCGCCGCCGTAGCGTTGCCACCACGGATCCTGAGTTTTATAAGTGGACGCAGTGGATTTTCCTGCAGATCTTTAATTCTTGGTTCGATACCAAGCAGCAGAAGGCTCGCCCCATCGATGAGCTGTTTCCCTTGCTGGAATCCGGTGAGGTCGAAACCCCCGGCGAAGTACCTTTTGCACAATTAGATGAGGTCGCGCGCCGCGATGTGATCGACTCCTTCCGCCTGGTCTACCGCAGTGAATCCATGGTGAACTGGTGCCCTGGCCTGGGCACGGTGCTGGCCAACGAGGAGGTCACCGCCGATGGCCGCTCGGAGCGCGGCAATTTCCCGGTGTTCCGCAAGAAGCTTTCGCAGTGGATGATGCGCATCACCGCCTACTCGGATCGCCTGATCGATGACCTCGACACCCTCGATTGGCCCGAGAAGGTCAAGAGCATGCAGCGCAACTGGATCGGCCGTTCCCGCGGCGCCGAGGTTCACTTTGACGCTGCCGGACACCGCATCACCGTATTCACCACCCGCCCGGATACCCTCTTCGGAGCCTCCTACCTCGTGCTTGCACCCGAGCATGAGCTTGTCGACGCCCTCCTGGCCCAGGCACCCGACGCCTACCAGGAGGCGCCAGCGAAGTGGACCTATGGTGAGGACTCCCCCGCTGCCGCCGTGGCCGCCTACCGCAAAGCCATTGCCGCGAAGTCCGATGTGGAGCGCCAGGAAAACAAGAAAAAGACTGGTGTGTTCTTAGGCGTGTACGCCACCAACCCAGTCAATGGTGAACAACTGCCCGTGTTCATTGGCGACTACGTCTTGGCTGGCTATGGCACCGGCGCTGTCATGGCCGTGCCCGCCCATGACGAGCGCGACCACGAATTTGCCCTCGAATTCGACCTCCCCCTGCTCGAAGTAGTAGCTGGAGGCGAAGTGGCCAAAGAAGCCTTCACCGGCGAAGGCGAAATGATCAACTCCGCCAATGACGAAGGCCTGGATATCAACGGCCTGAACAAGGCAGAAGCCAAGAAGGCTGTGAATCAATGGCTAGAGCAGCGCGGCGCCGGCGAGGAGAAAATCCAGTACAAGCTGCGCGATTGGCTCTTTGCCCGCCAGCGCTACTGGGGCGAACCCTTCCCCGTGGTCTACGACGAGCACGGCCATGCCCATGCGCTACCCGAGTCCATGCTGCCCGTGGAATTGCCGGAGGTAGAAGATTATAAGCCGGTGAGCTTTGAGCCCGACGATGCCGACTCCGAGCCGCAGCCACCGTTGGCAAAGGCAAGCGATTGGGTCACGGTTGAGCTGGATCTTGGCGATGGCCTCAAAACCTACACTCGCGATACCAACGTGATGCCGCAGTGGGCCGGTTCCTCTTGGTACCAACTGCGCTATATCGATCCCAATAACACCCAGGCCTTCTGTGATATTGAAAATGAGCGCTACTGGACTGGTCCGCGTGGCGAAAATGATCCCGGCGGCGTGGACCTTTATGTCGGCGGCGTGGAGCACGCCGTGCTGCACCTGCTCTACTCGCGCTTCTGGCACAAGGTGCTCTTCGACCTCGGCTTTGTAAGTTCCAGCGAGCCCTACCGCAAGCTCTTCAACCAGGGCTATATCCAGGCCTACGCCTACACGGATGCCCGCGGCGTGTACGTCCCGGCTGCAGAGGTAGAACAGCGCGAGGGCAAATTCTTCTACCAGGGCGAAGAAGTATTCCAGGAATACGGCAAGATGGGTAAGTCGCTGAAAAACAGCGTCTCCCCCGATGAAATCTGCCGCGACTACGGTGCAGATACATTGCGTGTCTACGAAATGGCCATGGGCCCACTGGATACTTCCCGTCCCTGGGCCACGAAGGACGTGATTGGTGCGCACCGCTTCCTGCAGCGCCTCTGGCGCCTCGTGGTTTCCGAAAACAGTGGCGAACTGGTGCTCAGCGATTCAGAACTCACCCAAGAAGACCTCAAGCAGCTTCACCGCACCATCGCCGGTGTGCGCGAGGATTACACCGAATTGCGCATCAACACCGTGGTAGCGAAGTGCATTGAGTACGTGAACTACCTGACCAAGACCTACCCGAACGGCGCACCTCGCGAAGCCGTGGAGCCGCTGGTGATTATGATCGCCGCCGTGGCCCCGCACATTGCCGAGGAACTCTGGCACCGTCTTGGAAATAGCGGCAGCGTTGCCTTTGCACCCTTCCCCGATTTTGATGAGCAGTGGCTCAAAGACGATGAAGTTGAGATGCCCGTGCAGATCAACGGCAAGGTGCGCTCGCGCATCATGGTGCCCGCCGATGCTAGCCAAGAGCAGATCATCGAGATCGCCCTGGCTAACGAGGCCGTTGCCGCTCACACCGAGGGCAAGGAAGTATTCAAGACCATCGTGGTGCCTGGCCGCATGGTCAATCTTGTGGTGAAGTAA
- a CDS encoding AAA family ATPase: MTLTITPEFEAAIKALHAGRNLLISGKAGTGKSTLLRMFVEQIEEPGNAQSQKNVLVTAPTGVAAQNIGGFTIHKAFGFRPGLFPDDIKPGGKWRPTVEAIKLLEILDVLIIDEVSMVRADLFDMVDQALRQIRKNKAPFGGVQLVLVGDLLQLPPVVTDSERALFSEQWSSPYFFGAHCYRALELKKVTLTHIWRQSDSAFVEILNEVREGAVSPESLESLNNLVDPKFDVANDWTILCSYRREVERINNAKLDALGSPILTSEAEFTGDAAKTDFNGSEVLRYAVGMRVMVVINDFAGRYVNGSFGTVSSANSDEIEVVLDDSSKTVSFERHVWEVNKPKVSGGRISADVVGTVRQFPIIAAWAITVHKSQGKTIPKCFITLRGGMLVDGQFYVALSRAVDMEHLRFDQEVLPKHIRANNSLVRFLRRETSELVTTNRVVFLSFDGVDFGVSQHVARIHATIIHDGTVVADFGTWLNPNCDLGDFGVREKVPPMGLAAAPEIGDFWPLLRRQAEGGLIVGDGLQMLEAAIRHQQKGMQLNLGTGYDFGDFELTLHGTNPEQRCGEMVRYYQVGSLKLERGEAVPEADEHEEGAVFIPDWASSSEMFLDPSRATDSDIAWAAMSGALRKPESKAEVVECAELLSAWAISRGAWTKELAHDIKQRAAKIMSDEIDLPEVMDEHVDIADLLRAGTKVAWTGSRKIAEQKGLSEDQLRALLAERNLEYRTGVSKTKCDVLIAGDVASMSNKAKRAREYGKPIISVEEFEQWYINGFQLPARKEAQISQKPGELKKAAKADPAKPAPSVISASAESPAVPRDELDRIFVTGARVAFRGYTYIHGTLYPQGGALEELCGSLGLVYKQAVSKTRCDVLVTDDFETTQGKNGLALRYGKPRVSNTDFTWWVEQRLEQQAATETTLSEAKSEVALSDPHEPSPKTFETSSEVELQRTAVTPKFEKAMDQEPRHFNVHATGSDQNSLKVEETAATPEPPLDLPALNIPKPTDFEVAPVSAQQFPTGPYSKQISMAQGLQRNDSKHQKFLAAKRRLKLSAKITVGLFVVGLLVALVGLIPVGAALWMAGFFGACVSTAFAVETLFKYLKSRGE, translated from the coding sequence ATGACGTTAACGATCACTCCGGAATTTGAAGCCGCAATTAAAGCGCTACATGCCGGCAGAAACTTGTTGATTTCCGGCAAAGCGGGAACTGGCAAGTCGACGTTGCTGCGAATGTTCGTCGAACAAATTGAGGAACCAGGAAACGCGCAATCCCAGAAGAACGTCCTTGTGACTGCACCTACCGGAGTCGCAGCGCAAAATATCGGTGGGTTTACGATTCACAAGGCCTTCGGGTTCCGACCTGGACTTTTTCCTGATGACATTAAGCCTGGAGGGAAGTGGCGTCCTACGGTTGAAGCAATCAAGTTACTCGAGATCTTGGATGTTCTGATTATCGATGAGGTCTCCATGGTCCGGGCGGATTTGTTCGATATGGTCGATCAAGCTCTACGCCAAATCCGGAAAAATAAAGCACCCTTTGGCGGAGTTCAGCTTGTGCTAGTTGGTGATTTGCTGCAACTTCCCCCGGTAGTTACCGATTCAGAGCGGGCCTTGTTTAGTGAGCAATGGTCATCGCCTTACTTCTTTGGAGCGCACTGCTACCGCGCACTTGAATTGAAAAAAGTTACTTTGACCCACATCTGGCGACAGAGTGATAGCGCTTTCGTAGAAATATTGAACGAAGTGCGCGAGGGTGCCGTATCGCCAGAGTCCTTGGAATCCTTGAATAATCTGGTCGATCCAAAATTTGACGTCGCAAACGATTGGACAATTCTTTGTTCATACCGCCGTGAAGTGGAACGGATCAATAATGCGAAACTAGACGCGCTCGGATCTCCAATTCTTACTTCGGAAGCCGAGTTCACTGGCGACGCGGCGAAGACGGATTTTAATGGTTCCGAAGTTCTGCGGTATGCCGTTGGGATGCGAGTCATGGTTGTCATTAATGACTTTGCTGGACGATACGTGAATGGCAGCTTTGGCACTGTTTCTTCAGCGAATTCAGATGAAATTGAAGTTGTTTTGGATGATTCAAGCAAAACCGTGAGCTTCGAGCGGCATGTATGGGAAGTTAATAAGCCGAAGGTATCCGGGGGACGCATTTCAGCTGACGTGGTTGGCACGGTCAGACAATTTCCGATTATCGCTGCATGGGCAATCACTGTGCACAAGTCACAAGGCAAGACTATCCCTAAATGTTTCATTACCCTGCGAGGTGGAATGCTGGTGGATGGTCAGTTTTATGTTGCATTGTCCCGAGCGGTAGACATGGAACATCTCCGCTTCGACCAGGAAGTTCTACCAAAACATATCCGAGCGAATAACAGTCTCGTTCGATTTTTGCGCCGGGAAACGAGCGAGCTAGTGACCACGAATAGGGTGGTGTTCCTATCGTTCGACGGCGTAGATTTTGGTGTATCTCAGCATGTCGCGAGGATTCACGCCACTATCATTCATGACGGAACGGTTGTAGCGGATTTTGGAACTTGGCTCAATCCAAATTGTGATCTCGGGGATTTTGGAGTGCGGGAGAAAGTGCCGCCTATGGGGTTGGCCGCAGCTCCTGAAATCGGTGACTTCTGGCCGCTTCTCCGGCGTCAAGCAGAAGGTGGGTTGATCGTCGGAGATGGACTCCAGATGTTGGAGGCAGCGATTCGGCACCAACAAAAAGGCATGCAACTCAATTTGGGGACTGGGTACGATTTCGGAGATTTCGAGCTCACCCTCCACGGCACCAACCCGGAGCAGCGATGTGGCGAAATGGTGCGATATTACCAAGTTGGCTCCCTGAAACTTGAACGTGGTGAGGCAGTTCCCGAGGCTGATGAGCACGAAGAAGGAGCTGTATTCATTCCAGACTGGGCGTCCAGTTCGGAAATGTTCCTGGACCCGAGCAGAGCGACTGATTCAGACATTGCATGGGCTGCAATGTCTGGGGCACTGCGGAAGCCAGAGAGTAAGGCCGAGGTAGTTGAGTGTGCTGAGCTTCTTTCAGCCTGGGCGATTTCCCGGGGAGCCTGGACGAAGGAACTCGCGCATGACATCAAGCAGCGGGCCGCAAAGATCATGTCGGATGAGATTGATCTTCCCGAAGTTATGGATGAGCATGTAGACATTGCAGATCTGCTTCGCGCTGGCACTAAAGTTGCCTGGACGGGATCCAGAAAAATTGCAGAACAAAAGGGTCTGAGCGAGGATCAGCTTCGAGCGCTCCTGGCTGAGCGCAATCTCGAATATCGCACCGGGGTATCAAAGACGAAATGTGACGTGCTCATAGCCGGAGACGTTGCCTCGATGAGCAACAAGGCGAAGCGAGCCAGGGAGTATGGCAAACCGATTATCTCAGTTGAGGAATTTGAACAGTGGTATATCAATGGATTCCAGCTCCCTGCGCGGAAGGAAGCACAAATTTCTCAGAAGCCAGGAGAGCTAAAGAAGGCTGCGAAAGCTGATCCCGCAAAGCCTGCGCCTTCTGTAATCTCGGCTTCAGCAGAATCGCCTGCAGTGCCTCGTGATGAGCTTGACCGCATTTTTGTCACCGGGGCGCGAGTTGCGTTCAGGGGCTATACGTATATACATGGCACTCTGTACCCCCAAGGTGGGGCGTTAGAAGAGCTTTGTGGCTCCCTAGGACTGGTCTACAAGCAGGCAGTATCGAAGACTCGTTGTGACGTCCTGGTCACCGATGATTTTGAAACTACCCAAGGAAAAAATGGGCTTGCCCTCCGCTATGGCAAGCCCCGTGTATCAAACACCGATTTTACCTGGTGGGTGGAACAACGCCTTGAGCAGCAAGCAGCGACAGAAACTACCCTCAGCGAGGCGAAAAGTGAGGTGGCGCTGTCAGATCCACATGAGCCGTCGCCTAAAACCTTTGAAACTTCCAGCGAGGTTGAACTGCAGAGAACCGCAGTCACCCCCAAGTTTGAAAAGGCAATGGACCAAGAGCCCAGACATTTCAATGTGCACGCGACGGGCAGCGACCAGAATTCATTGAAGGTTGAGGAAACTGCTGCGACCCCTGAACCGCCATTAGATCTTCCCGCGCTCAATATTCCAAAGCCTACTGACTTTGAAGTGGCGCCTGTAAGCGCGCAACAGTTCCCAACTGGGCCCTACTCCAAGCAGATTTCTATGGCGCAGGGACTGCAACGAAATGACTCGAAGCACCAAAAATTCTTAGCTGCAAAGCGACGCCTAAAACTTTCTGCGAAGATTACGGTCGGGTTATTTGTGGTGGGACTTCTTGTTGCGTTGGTGGGACTCATTCCTGTCGGTGCGGCGCTCTGGATGGCAGGCTTCTTTGGCGCATGTGTCTCAACGGCATTCGCAGTCGAGACGTTGTTCAAATATCTGAAGAGCCGTGGTGAATAG
- a CDS encoding ABC transporter ATP-binding protein, giving the protein MNNVVSLIDATVVYPDGESTITALDHATLDLRAGQVLGVVGESGSGKSTMLSVAGALQVPTSGEVIICGEHAEKASVAERTEIRREHIGFVFQSPNLLGALTAREQLLITEHLRGVRGKALRAQRDRAEELLQRVGLEGMGDRRPEQLSGGQRQRVNIARALMSKPQLLLADEPTSALDAKLSQEIVQLIRELTDEFQFATMMITHNRSQLDIADRIVEMRDGKMQEIPASEVGV; this is encoded by the coding sequence ATGAACAACGTTGTTTCGCTTATCGACGCCACCGTGGTCTACCCCGACGGCGAATCCACCATCACAGCGCTAGACCACGCCACCCTGGACCTACGCGCCGGGCAGGTGCTGGGAGTTGTGGGCGAGTCCGGCTCCGGCAAGTCCACCATGCTGTCCGTGGCCGGTGCGCTGCAGGTGCCGACCTCCGGCGAGGTGATCATCTGCGGCGAACACGCAGAAAAGGCCAGCGTGGCCGAGCGCACCGAGATCCGCCGCGAGCACATCGGTTTTGTGTTCCAGTCCCCCAATCTTTTAGGCGCACTCACCGCGCGCGAACAGTTGCTCATTACCGAGCACCTGCGCGGGGTGCGTGGCAAGGCGCTGCGTGCCCAGCGCGATCGCGCCGAGGAATTACTGCAGCGCGTTGGATTGGAGGGCATGGGTGATCGCCGCCCGGAGCAGCTATCCGGTGGCCAACGCCAGCGCGTGAACATCGCCCGCGCCCTGATGAGCAAGCCTCAGCTCTTGCTTGCCGACGAACCCACGTCCGCCCTTGACGCGAAGCTCTCACAGGAAATTGTGCAGCTCATCCGCGAGCTGACCGACGAATTCCAATTCGCCACCATGATGATCACCCACAACCGCAGCCAACTGGATATTGCCGACCGCATTGTGGAAATGCGCGACGGCAAGATGCAGGAAATTCCCGCCAGCGAGGTTGGGGTGTAG
- a CDS encoding ABC transporter permease produces MFLSIREIRHAKGRFTLIGSVIALMTLLVVMLTGLTEGLGKQNTAALESLHPDKVVFAAPSDKEKPEASFSSSSISEGVLAQVKGESGVEEATPLGTTQTRMEGPTGAQPVAVLGMPEGTQLPEGRGTVGDGVVVSKTAAEETGVSVGSSITLGGQNVQVKEIAEDSFYSHSPVVWADTATWQDVSHAKPGTVGTAVLVSGSLDGDIPGTVSTNLRKAFDALPGYASEHGSLVSMQGFLYGISALVTVSFLTVWTLQRTREISVLAALGASKRYLFIDALTQAAIVLGIGALIGALLGAGLGALAQGAVPFELSAFTVLAPAVIIWLLGLVGSALAVRKVTKVDPQRALAAA; encoded by the coding sequence ATGTTCCTGTCCATTCGAGAAATTCGCCACGCCAAAGGGCGCTTTACGCTCATCGGCTCGGTGATCGCTCTGATGACGCTGCTGGTGGTGATGCTCACCGGCCTCACCGAGGGCTTAGGCAAGCAGAACACTGCCGCTTTGGAGTCGCTACACCCCGACAAGGTGGTGTTCGCGGCACCGAGTGATAAGGAAAAGCCCGAGGCCTCTTTTAGCTCATCGTCCATTTCTGAGGGCGTGCTTGCCCAGGTGAAGGGCGAATCTGGTGTAGAAGAAGCCACACCGCTTGGCACTACACAGACTCGCATGGAAGGCCCCACCGGTGCGCAGCCGGTAGCGGTGCTGGGCATGCCCGAAGGAACGCAGTTGCCCGAAGGCCGCGGCACCGTCGGTGATGGCGTAGTGGTTTCGAAGACCGCCGCCGAGGAAACCGGGGTGAGCGTTGGCAGCAGCATTACTCTTGGCGGGCAAAACGTGCAGGTAAAAGAGATTGCGGAGGACTCCTTCTACTCCCACAGCCCCGTCGTGTGGGCTGATACCGCCACCTGGCAGGACGTCAGCCACGCCAAGCCGGGCACCGTCGGCACCGCAGTGCTCGTGAGCGGTAGCCTGGACGGCGATATTCCCGGCACCGTGAGCACCAACCTGCGCAAGGCCTTCGATGCGCTCCCCGGTTACGCCTCTGAGCATGGTTCTTTGGTGAGCATGCAGGGCTTCCTCTACGGCATTTCCGCGCTGGTCACCGTGTCGTTTTTGACCGTGTGGACGCTGCAGCGCACCCGCGAAATTTCCGTGCTGGCGGCCCTCGGTGCATCGAAGCGCTACCTCTTTATCGACGCGCTTACCCAAGCGGCGATCGTGCTGGGCATTGGTGCGCTTATCGGCGCGCTGCTTGGTGCAGGCCTCGGTGCCCTGGCCCAGGGTGCGGTGCCCTTCGAACTCTCCGCGTTTACGGTGCTCGCCCCCGCAGTAATCATTTGGCTTCTTGGTTTGGTGGGCTCCGCTTTGGCGGTGCGCAAGGTAACCAAGGTTGATCCCCAACGCGCACTCGCCGCGGCTTAG
- a CDS encoding sensor histidine kinase yields MVNTPASAANLLTLLRVALHVMFATLLLFAMISAIARGNHVSHTVCVLGTSGLLGALYLSGTVVENRANKGAIAWGFGPWVPVWLLSVVGVWALAVLLSPEFIWLMFPLVFIVLHCFPGWRGIAAVGVLWLIAAFLPLIHNPQLGFGQWFGPLIGACFAVVIHHVYSVLSAVAARNEAIAKQLLAAQEELSLRQREAGRMEERERLSREIHDTVAQGLSSIVLVSRAAQHQASGDTATQLKLIHDQAQESLAEARRFVRDLASPSNDVPLNVALEQLAQRHMQTQRALQRTIDIRVVTVGGTNTSVPEPIARTALRVAQEGVQNVIKHSDATKAVLTLGLWDHELSLDIVDNGHSSTASAPGEGFGLEGMRQRVELVAGELNFEATAQGSTLACRLPLTSKH; encoded by the coding sequence ATGGTGAATACCCCCGCCTCCGCCGCCAATTTGCTCACACTGCTGCGCGTTGCATTGCACGTAATGTTTGCCACGCTGCTCCTCTTTGCCATGATCAGTGCAATCGCCCGCGGCAATCACGTCTCCCATACCGTGTGTGTGCTCGGCACCTCGGGGCTGCTCGGGGCGCTGTATCTTTCCGGCACGGTGGTGGAAAATCGGGCAAACAAAGGGGCGATCGCTTGGGGCTTCGGACCGTGGGTGCCCGTGTGGCTTCTCAGCGTTGTCGGTGTTTGGGCGCTTGCAGTGCTGCTGAGCCCGGAGTTTATTTGGCTCATGTTTCCCCTCGTTTTCATTGTGTTGCATTGCTTCCCCGGATGGCGCGGCATTGCGGCGGTGGGGGTGCTGTGGCTGATCGCCGCTTTTCTTCCACTGATCCACAATCCCCAACTTGGTTTCGGGCAGTGGTTTGGCCCGCTCATTGGGGCGTGTTTCGCCGTCGTGATTCACCATGTGTATTCAGTGCTTAGCGCAGTCGCCGCGCGCAATGAGGCGATTGCGAAGCAACTGCTGGCCGCCCAGGAGGAACTCTCGCTGCGCCAACGGGAGGCCGGGCGAATGGAGGAACGCGAACGCCTGTCTCGCGAAATTCACGACACGGTCGCTCAAGGGTTAAGTTCCATCGTCTTGGTATCGCGTGCTGCACAGCATCAGGCCAGCGGCGACACAGCCACCCAGCTCAAGCTCATCCACGATCAGGCTCAGGAAAGCCTGGCCGAGGCGCGACGTTTTGTTCGTGATCTTGCGAGCCCCAGCAATGACGTGCCCCTCAACGTCGCCTTGGAGCAACTCGCGCAGCGTCACATGCAAACCCAGCGTGCCCTGCAACGCACCATTGACATTCGAGTGGTGACGGTTGGAGGCACCAACACAAGCGTCCCGGAACCGATTGCCCGCACGGCACTGCGCGTGGCGCAAGAGGGGGTGCAGAACGTGATCAAGCACTCCGATGCCACCAAGGCAGTGCTCACTCTTGGGCTATGGGATCATGAGCTGAGCTTAGACATCGTCGATAACGGCCACAGCAGCACTGCATCTGCGCCGGGGGAGGGGTTTGGTCTAGAGGGCATGCGGCAGCGCGTGGAGCTGGTAGCCGGCGAGCTCAATTTTGAGGCAACCGCCCAGGGCAGCACGCTGGCATGTCGGCTGCCTTTAACAAGCAAGCACTAA